DNA sequence from the Aptenodytes patagonicus chromosome 13, bAptPat1.pri.cur, whole genome shotgun sequence genome:
GTGGGAccagctctccccttccctttaGGGGATGCCATGGCATTAATGCCAATTTGAGTTTTATTAAAGATGGTGCCAAAGTCCCAGCCACCCCCCGAAACTGCCATCATCACggtggggtgggctgggggccGTGTCCAGTCCTTGCACCACACAAGGCAGTGCGCACCCCGTTGCCTTCTTGTCAGGTGGTCCCGGCGGGTTTGGGGTGCGGTTGCTGGGGTGTCTCTTGTCATCTGAGTGTCCAAGGAAGGCAGCTTGGGGTGGAGGAGCAAAGGGGCTCTCGTGTCCCCTTTGGAGCCCAGCTGTCAGTCATGTGGCTTTGTACGCTTAAGGTGTAAGCATGTTGCAGAGAGCTATGGTGATCTGATGCTAGACTGCagttttttgtatatatatatatacacacacatatggtTATGTAACTCTTAAGGCTATTGAAATGGATGGCACTTACTTAGAGGAAAGATGTAGAAAGAGACTGCTGCATTATATTTAGAAAGAATCAGAGACGGTCACTTTCCAATTGCAAAGTAAGTGGCAAAAGTGGAAtgaatgtaaacttttttttcctcattctaaAGCAGCCAACAGCAAAAGAGCGAGTGAAGGTACTGTGGCTTTGTGTGAAGTTTTGCACTACCTCCATATTGTCTTCTAAGGGAAAGCTTTTGGTTTCTTCATGCAGATGGAAGTACTTAAAGATTcaagtgtttctgttttgtctcaCTTTATAAATCCTTATGAGACTCGGGGTATCTGTTTTCTCACAAGCTTTGCTGAAGTTTCTGAGCtagtagcttttctttttttcttttttctttttctcccccccccccccccccccccccaggagatCGTAAGTGGGGAGAGCGAGGAGGAAAGTAATGGCGTCAACTTGATGGAGTTCTCAGATGAAATCCTTTTGCACATCCTCAGCTATGTCCCTTGCACAGACCTTGTCCTGAACGTCAGGAGAACCTGCAGGAAACTCGCAACGCTTTGCCTTGACAAGAGTCTAACCCATACAGTTTTACTTCAGAAAGACTATAAGGTGGGGAGAGTAGCTTGCTTCTTCTGTTAGCTATGAAGACAAATCTGACTTCTGAAAAAATGCCAAGAAATAGAACTTTCCAATGTGTCTGCATAAATGAACTGCTCTTGAACTCTGAAATCAAATAAACaataaactgttttataaaagcatttgttttccagaatGCTTTGTTAGAACAGCTCTGTGCTCCCTTAGTTTTCACTGACGGTATTTTATATAACTATCTTCTCTGTGTTTCTGGAAgctaaaatgaaagtaaatgtgACTTTCCATTTGTAGCTGTGGTTGTGTAAAGTTACCAttttctcaaaatacattttccatgtTGTTGTGCAAAAAAATCATGTGCATATTGCTGTCAGGCATGCAGTCAGCTAAGCCAGAAATTGTGTATGCattataacaaaaataaagcttgGGAATGAAGGGTGATACATTTTATGAGGACTGTATCACCAAGTTCAGGCAAGGGGAAGCCTCTCTTACTCATTGCCAAAAGAGGAAACTGGATGAAGGAGAATGGAAACATTCTCCTTTCAATTTGAGTTTCAGTTCTGCTGAAATAGCTTTACTGTTAGAAAATGGAGATTGTCCTCCATTCCACTATCGGTTGCTGAACAGATTTGGCCTCACAGTCAGTAATGCAGAACTGCACAGACTAAGAAGCTAAAGGAAGTGTAATCTTAGAGTCCAAAGCATGGCAGACTAAGCCAGCTACCAGCAGTATAATAATTCTTAGACTGTGCTAGTGTCCTGAGACCTTTGGATGAGCCACATAATCTAAGTGCTAACCACTGTTATCCCCATCTTCAGATGGGAAACTGAGTCAGTACACACCATTGCCATATATCTCATTGAATCTGGTTTTGTTTGAGTACAGGTAAACAAAGACAAAGTGAAGCAACTGATGAGGGATATCGGAAAAGAGATTTACCAGCTGAACATGGCTGGGTGCTATTGGCTGCCCAGCTCCACTATTGATCACGTAACACGATGCAAGAACCTGGTAAAACTGAACTTGTCTGGGTGCCACGTCACCTCTCTCCGTCTCTCAAAGATGCTGTCCACGCTCCAGCACCTGCGCTCCCTGGCGATAGATGTAAATCCAGGTTTTGATGCCAGTCAGCTAAGCAGCGAGTGTAAAGCCACTCTTAGCCGTGTCTTGGAATTGAAGCAAACCCTTTATACGCCGTCATATGGTGTCGTTCCATGCTGCACTAGCCTTGagaaactgctgctttattttgAGATCCTTGATCGCTCGCGAGAAGGTTTTATGCTCTCTGGGCAGCTAATGGTAGGTGAGAGCAATGTGCCCCATTACCAGAACCTCCGTGTCTTCTATGCCAGGCTGGCTCCTGGCTACGTTAATCAGGAGGTGGTGAGGCTGTACTTGGCAGTGCTAAGTGATCGGACACCTGAGAACCTTCACGCCTTCCTTATTTCTGCCCCAGGTAGCTTTGCGGAGACGGGAGCCACTAAAAACCTCCTGGACTCTATGGCCCGAAATGTACGTCTGGATGCTTTACAATTGCCCAAAGCCTGGATTAACGGCTCTGGGCTCCTGCAACACTTGAAGTTCAACAACCCTTTCTACTTCAGCTTTAGCCGATGCACCTTATCTGGTGGTCACCTGATCCAGAGGGTTATTAATGGTGGGAAGGATCTTAAAAGCTTGACCAGTTTGAATCTCAGTGGCTGCGTTCACTGTCTGGCTCCAGAGTCCTTGTTTCGAAAAGCGGAAGATGACATTGACAGTAGCATTCTGGAAAACCTGGTAGTGTCTTGCTGCAACCTGAGACACCTCAACCTCTCTGCAGCTCACCATCACAGCTCAGAAAGCATAGGGAGTCACTTGTGCCAGCTTCTGTCCAGGCTAAAGCACCTGCTCTCATTAGCACTACCAGTTTGCTCCATCACAGATGTTGCTGCAAATGTGGAAAAGCCTCCCACGGCATCTAATTTGGTGCCCCAAACATTTGGAAGGAAAGTTCGGATTGGGATACAGACATATCCAAGGAACTTAGCGGACCAGGCAAATCAGAAGATAGAGTCTTCGGTATTCTGGGCTCTAATGGGAAGCCTACGATTTTTGGAAACCTTGGAAGTAATTGGGTCCAGTTTTTCCTCTGCCATGCCTCGCAACGAGCCAGCAATTCGGAACTCGTTGCCTCCTTGTGTCCGGGCACAAAGCGTGGGGGATTCAGAGGTGGCTGCCATTAGCCAACTGACTTACTTGCAGAGCCTCACCTTAGCACAGCTGCCTAATATTCTTACTGGCTCTGGGCTTATTAACATTGGATTGCAGTGCCAGCATTTGCGGACTCTTTCGTTGGCCAACCTGGGCATGATGGGGAAGGTGGTCTATATGTCTGCTCTCATGGACATGCTGAAACACTGCAAGTGTTTGAGAGATCTCAGGTGAGGGGCTGCTGTTGAACATCTCCATTTTGTTTCTGGATCTCCAGAAATGTAGCGCGTGGTTTGTTGTGGCTAGTGTTAAAACGATGAGCGTTCCTGTTCGGGTCAAAAGTAGCTGCAATGGCTTGAAAACTGGGTGTTTTCCTTCCTGACTTGTGGAGAACGGGAAGGCATCGCATGCTGTCCTTGAGGGCTCCGGATATGCCCTTTAACCAGTGTTTTAAGAGCAAAAAGTCTCTATGTAACTGCCTTCCTTTTAGATAAGGAAGAGTGGATGCTGCATATTTGGGAGCTAGCAGCTTGTCAGGGCTGGGTTAAATACTACGTGCCTTTGCTGACTTTTTGGCTTTGTGTACACGTACATCTCTTAAATTTCCAGGAAGGAAGGGACTCCTACAATGTCTAGATAATGTAGGGTTCTCCTTAGGTTTCCCAATGagatatttttctgcctttggtTTGTATTAAAATCTtgcctctttatttttttgtttctttttctttccttgacaaTATATTGAAAACATTCCACATTTAGAGTTTGTCCTGTTGGTGTTCCTCTCCTGGTAGGATTTAAAGGATCCTACCAAGGATCTGATCCTGAAGGGTGCATAAAGGAGCTTCACAGTAGCCAAAATGTGCTTATGAAAGCAAAGGGCACGAACTGTGATGGTTTCCTTGCACTAGTCCATATGAACATAAAtgttattactttaaaaagatgctttttttcttcttttttccctaaatcAGCTTCTGTTGGTGAAACTGTTAGACCTGTCAGTCTCGTTGTCATGCTCTGTTCACAAAATGGGTCTAAAATGCCTCACAGTAGTAACAGCAAGGTCAGTCCTGTGATCACAAAAGCAGTTAGTGTGATTAAAATTATTGCTCATCAGCTGAGACTAGTGTTTGTGTGCATGTTCCTGATCCATTGCAACAGTGAAGGGAGCCAGGATGGCTAAAAGACCTCAGGAGGTTTTTCATTTTCCACCACTTCCCATTTATAACAGGCAAGGAGTGTGTTGGTCTCTCATCCAAGGGATGGCAGCTGTTGGAAATTCAGTTGCTTAATGGCTTGGGTCATGTGAATGTATCTTTAACCTTCAGGAGACTAAATAGCCATGGAATAACTAAGATCTGGGGAAGGAGGTTTGGGTGTGCCGTGTTGCTTCACTCAGTTTAGGCCCTGTAGTTTCCAGAGACTTTGAAATGGAGGCCAAGAGTGATAAAGATGAGAGGCAGCGTAGAGCCTTGAATAAAGGACAAACAAGGGTGTCTCCTTGTAACAGCCAGGCGTTTCAATGTAAGCTGTCATTGTTCTTTCTTGAGTAAAGTCTAAGGTTTTATATAGGTTTAAGAGGATTTTAGTCTTTAGCACTTCCTCCTGATAATgtagtttccttttcatttgagtaattctctgctgcttctaccttcttttcccctccccgtTTTCCAGGCTGAG
Encoded proteins:
- the FBXL18 gene encoding LOW QUALITY PROTEIN: F-box/LRR-repeat protein 18 (The sequence of the model RefSeq protein was modified relative to this genomic sequence to represent the inferred CDS: deleted 2 bases in 1 codon) → MAAPLSRWRRATAGTSPPTAACRATLKMAARGGRGGGGGVASRGSRVMAAPEEPCGGRAGEEPGSDAAGLSGARGRRRRRDRAAAAMFHCGEEIVSGESEEESNGVNLMEFSDEILLHILSYVPCTDLVLNVRRTCRKLATLCLDKSLTHTVLLQKDYKVNKDKVKQLMRDIGKEIYQLNMAGCYWLPSSTIDHVTRCKNLVKLNLSGCHVTSLRLSKMLSTLQHLRSLAIDVNPGFDASQLSSECKATLSRVLELKQTLYTPSYGVVPCCTSLEKLLLYFEILDRSREGFMLSGQLMVGESNVPHYQNLRVFYARLAPGYVNQEVVRLYLAVLSDRTPENLHAFLISAPGSFAETGATKNLLDSMARNVRLDALQLPKAWINGSGLLQHLKFNNPFYFSFSRCTLSGGHLIQRVINGGKDLKSLTSLNLSGCVHCLAPESLFRKAEDDIDSSILENLVVSCCNLRHLNLSAAHHHSSESIGSHLCQLLSRLKHLLSLALPVCSITDVAANVEKPPTASNLVPQTFGRKVRIGIQTYPRNLADQANQKIESSVFWALMGSLRFLETLEVIGSSFSSAMPRNEPAIRNSLPPCVRAQSVGDSEVAAISQLTYLQSLTLAQLPNILTGSGLINIGLQCQHLRTLSLANLGMMGKVVYMSALMDMLKHCKCLRDLRLEQPYFCAGAQFFQALSHCSSLQRLCIVSRSGTLQSDAVMSFMANCLEVIMCHMFMGESLTVCKNLQQSIVRSFQADRPALNVVIFPLLHEDLTEVIRDVPMRHLDEITLFKSRVAEEPPNLWW